A single genomic interval of Aureliella helgolandensis harbors:
- a CDS encoding ECF-type sigma factor, whose product MSEDVTKILLALEAGDRQAASQLLPLVYDELRKLAARRMVHEKAALTLQPTALVHEAYLRLVGPQNAANWDGRGHFFAAAAEAMRRILIDNARRRGREKRGGDRVQVDLHDEHAFNVQTDAEDLLSLDEALTKLAGEDAQLAKLVELKYFAGMTIDETAQVLGVSPRTIKRNWAYARAWLRRHMEGMNE is encoded by the coding sequence ATGAGCGAGGACGTAACCAAGATTCTTTTGGCGCTGGAGGCGGGGGATCGGCAGGCTGCAAGCCAGTTACTACCATTGGTGTACGACGAGCTGCGGAAGCTGGCGGCGCGACGAATGGTCCATGAGAAAGCCGCGTTGACGCTGCAGCCAACTGCTTTGGTGCATGAGGCCTACCTGCGATTGGTCGGTCCGCAGAACGCGGCGAACTGGGATGGACGCGGCCACTTTTTTGCCGCTGCCGCAGAGGCCATGCGTAGAATCCTGATCGACAACGCGCGGCGACGCGGACGCGAAAAACGGGGGGGAGACCGAGTCCAAGTGGACTTGCATGATGAGCATGCGTTCAACGTGCAGACAGACGCGGAGGACCTACTGTCTTTGGACGAAGCCCTGACAAAGCTGGCAGGGGAAGATGCGCAATTGGCGAAGCTGGTCGAACTCAAGTACTTTGCGGGGATGACGATTGACGAAACCGCTCAGGTGCTGGGGGTATCGCCAAGAACTATCAAGCGCAATTGGGCCTACGCACGTGCCTGGTTAAGACGCCATATGGAAGGCATGAACGAATAA
- a CDS encoding serine/threonine protein kinase: MTIPNERSVFLDAIEIEDPLERGAFLNRACTNDAVLRASVNGLLAAHEMPDHVLDLALVASESKTGTARRKLSELELLPTVEHIGLMIGPFRLMEQIGEGGFGLVFVAQQETPVKRRVALKIIKPGSGSKEVIARFELERQALAMMDHPNIARVFDAGITADARPYFVMELVRGVPITDYCDNYQLSVEARIRLFEDICSAVQHAHQKGVIHRDLKPSNVMVTLHDDKAVVKVIDFGVAKAIDEELTEKTIYTRFYSMIGTPLYMSPEQAQMSGLDVDTRSDIYSLGVMLYEMLVGTTPFERERINSVGFDEMRQIIREEDPPIPSDRISTLGNRLTTVVASRRTGPSRLKSQLRGDLDWIVMKSLEKDRNRRYESASALASDLRRYLEEKPIEARPPSSLYQLGKFARRHRKPLLTISLLAASLLLGTIVSLWQMWEAIRERDQKELALQKALIAERDATDARREIEQFAGRLTQANLLIASGQSHAENKRWALANRDLIEARDLQPTYYLPWVMRGQLYARLNLWSEAADDYKRALDLGAPVDEPQWWGVPALFLLAEKQGAFLQLETKFGSFLQDSPAKHKWSTLRGVLLTPTSAASDLFIELAEVWVANPPPRPPHPQRSFERELLGLLPLGPRPAFDQRARQVHVDMQPPFVCDYIFGLAHLRAGHFEEATSWLRSAGNAKDWPSRGLVDAPLAIALNSIGSKEEAMSALDRSNRTIKSWINEALEAASNDPKVPWFDLVEGLVLNRDANLQLENVPPDLRLQIDAIRSKAIAKISGIE; encoded by the coding sequence ATGACTATCCCAAACGAACGCTCTGTTTTCCTGGATGCGATTGAAATCGAAGATCCGCTTGAACGCGGTGCATTCTTAAACCGCGCATGTACTAACGACGCTGTGTTGCGGGCGTCAGTTAACGGCCTTTTGGCTGCGCACGAGATGCCAGATCACGTTTTGGATCTCGCTCTTGTCGCGAGTGAATCTAAAACCGGAACGGCGCGTCGAAAGCTGAGCGAATTAGAGCTGCTTCCGACTGTTGAACATATTGGATTGATGATTGGGCCCTTCCGATTGATGGAGCAAATTGGCGAAGGCGGCTTTGGCCTAGTGTTCGTGGCGCAGCAGGAGACGCCGGTCAAGCGACGGGTCGCGTTGAAGATCATCAAGCCGGGATCTGGTTCGAAGGAAGTCATTGCGCGATTCGAGTTGGAACGCCAGGCGCTGGCGATGATGGACCACCCCAATATCGCTCGGGTGTTTGATGCGGGGATTACCGCCGATGCGCGTCCTTACTTTGTGATGGAACTTGTACGCGGGGTGCCCATCACCGACTACTGTGACAACTATCAGCTTAGTGTCGAAGCACGCATTCGGCTGTTTGAGGATATTTGCTCAGCGGTCCAACATGCCCACCAAAAAGGTGTCATCCATCGCGACTTGAAACCCTCGAATGTTATGGTCACATTGCATGATGACAAGGCGGTCGTGAAAGTGATTGACTTCGGAGTTGCTAAAGCGATTGACGAAGAACTCACCGAGAAGACGATCTACACTCGCTTCTATTCGATGATCGGCACTCCGCTGTATATGAGTCCTGAACAGGCACAGATGAGCGGTCTGGATGTAGATACTCGCAGCGATATCTACTCGCTGGGGGTGATGTTGTACGAGATGCTAGTCGGCACGACCCCGTTTGAACGCGAACGCATTAACTCGGTCGGCTTCGACGAGATGCGCCAAATCATTCGTGAAGAGGACCCGCCGATTCCCAGTGATCGCATTTCGACGTTGGGCAATCGTTTGACCACGGTTGTAGCCTCTCGACGTACCGGTCCGAGTCGTCTGAAGTCACAGCTGCGCGGCGATTTGGACTGGATCGTCATGAAGTCGCTCGAAAAGGATCGCAATCGCCGTTATGAATCGGCTTCTGCGTTGGCCAGCGACTTGCGAAGGTACCTTGAGGAAAAGCCGATCGAGGCGAGACCGCCATCCTCGCTTTACCAGCTCGGCAAGTTTGCGCGTCGCCATCGCAAACCACTGCTTACCATTAGCTTGCTTGCTGCCTCGTTGCTGCTGGGGACAATCGTCAGCTTGTGGCAGATGTGGGAAGCAATTCGGGAACGAGATCAAAAGGAATTGGCATTACAGAAGGCGTTGATCGCAGAACGCGACGCCACCGATGCTCGACGAGAAATTGAACAATTCGCCGGTCGCTTAACGCAAGCTAATCTGCTGATTGCCAGCGGGCAATCGCATGCGGAAAACAAGCGTTGGGCCTTAGCCAACCGGGATTTGATCGAAGCTAGGGATCTGCAGCCGACCTACTATTTGCCTTGGGTAATGCGCGGGCAGCTTTACGCGCGACTGAATCTGTGGAGCGAAGCTGCAGACGACTACAAGCGGGCGTTGGACTTGGGCGCCCCGGTCGATGAACCGCAGTGGTGGGGCGTCCCTGCTCTGTTCTTGCTTGCTGAAAAACAAGGTGCGTTCCTCCAACTTGAAACTAAGTTCGGAAGCTTTCTGCAGGATTCGCCAGCGAAACACAAGTGGAGTACGCTGCGTGGAGTTTTGCTTACGCCGACCAGTGCCGCGAGCGACCTGTTTATTGAATTGGCAGAAGTGTGGGTGGCTAATCCACCTCCGCGGCCTCCCCATCCTCAACGCAGTTTCGAGCGAGAGTTGCTCGGTTTGCTTCCACTAGGCCCAAGACCAGCGTTTGACCAACGCGCGCGGCAAGTTCACGTCGACATGCAGCCTCCATTCGTTTGCGACTATATTTTCGGATTGGCGCATCTGCGCGCGGGCCATTTTGAGGAAGCCACCTCTTGGCTGCGTTCCGCCGGAAACGCTAAAGATTGGCCATCACGCGGTTTAGTCGACGCCCCCCTGGCGATCGCCTTGAATAGTATCGGCAGTAAGGAAGAGGCTATGTCAGCTCTTGATCGTTCGAATCGTACGATCAAGAGTTGGATTAACGAAGCGTTGGAAGCGGCATCGAACGATCCCAAAGTACCATGGTTCGATCTTGTCGAAGGATTGGTGCTCAATCGCGATGCCAACCTACAACTGGAAAACGTTCCGCCCGATCTGCGCTTGCAGATTGACGCGATTCGGTCGAAAGCGATTGCCAAGATCTCGGGGATCGAATAG
- a CDS encoding FAD-dependent oxidoreductase: MRSRYLLTFALLALLHTVGSTAEVLVEAESFEQHGGWQLDTQFITEMGSPYLLAHGLGRPVEDATTEFKMDEAGEYTVWVRTYDWVARWDATGSPGRFKIRIGNQELANDLGIAGKDWSWHRAGQVKLTAGTHSMQLQDLTGFDGRCDSIYLTTDATQEPDNSSEMLSPFRRRLLGIEHPVEIKQGYDLVVVGGGYSGMGAAISAARMGCKVALIQDRGVLGGNGSSEVRVWAMGHIRRGKYPRIGEIIEEFADSATKSPGRAEEFGDAHKEEVVRSEKNIDLFLNHHAFRLSKEGDAIESVDAIDTRTNAVRRFEGALFADCTGHGTLGYLAEADWNMTPGGRMGMSNMWTWDEVGAETSFPETPWALPLNMADFPYPRDHHGQWFWESGFDQDPLGDAEGIRDWNLRAVYGAFNAMKNGDGAAEHRDAVLTWIAYIGGPRESRRLTGDVVLTQQDIVNKREFPDGCVPSTWSIDLHYPKEQYAQKFPDNPFISIAEHDRRIDRQYGYPVPYRCFYSRSIPNLFMAGRCISVTHEALGTTRVMKTCGMMGEVVGKAASLCTQHECQPRDVYQDHLSELIQLLELPGKAFRETVTSPITVPDDALPKAGPYGPETLGTASLPGVVVDDRQADLKGKWTEGDGLKGFVGSGYRYASANSGAQAVFTLKATEAGQFQVRISWLPHENRGDHVSVSVLQATQAPLATTVNMRKPAAEDGFAKLTTLELKKGDVVKVVIDSADAGGTVHIDAAQLLPVKK; encoded by the coding sequence ATGCGTAGTAGATACCTGTTAACTTTCGCCCTTCTAGCACTCTTGCATACCGTGGGCTCGACAGCCGAAGTGTTGGTCGAAGCGGAGTCCTTTGAGCAGCATGGTGGATGGCAACTGGATACGCAATTCATCACAGAGATGGGCTCACCCTACCTGCTGGCGCATGGTCTGGGGCGGCCTGTGGAGGATGCTACCACTGAATTCAAAATGGACGAAGCGGGTGAGTACACCGTTTGGGTGAGAACGTACGACTGGGTGGCTCGCTGGGACGCAACTGGCTCGCCTGGCCGATTTAAGATTCGCATTGGCAACCAAGAACTCGCCAATGACTTGGGGATCGCTGGCAAGGATTGGAGTTGGCATCGCGCGGGGCAGGTTAAGCTCACAGCCGGAACGCACTCAATGCAATTGCAGGATTTGACTGGGTTTGATGGTCGATGCGATTCGATTTATCTCACCACGGATGCGACTCAGGAGCCCGACAACAGTTCGGAGATGCTTTCTCCGTTCCGACGACGTTTGTTGGGCATCGAGCATCCTGTTGAAATCAAACAAGGCTACGATTTGGTGGTGGTTGGAGGGGGCTATAGTGGCATGGGAGCCGCAATTTCAGCTGCCCGGATGGGTTGCAAGGTTGCGTTGATTCAAGATCGTGGAGTCTTGGGGGGCAATGGTTCCAGCGAGGTTCGGGTTTGGGCGATGGGGCATATCCGCCGTGGCAAGTATCCTCGCATTGGTGAAATTATCGAGGAGTTTGCAGATTCTGCGACCAAGTCTCCGGGACGAGCCGAAGAATTTGGTGATGCGCACAAGGAGGAGGTCGTGCGGAGCGAGAAGAACATTGACCTCTTTCTCAACCACCACGCCTTCCGCTTGTCTAAGGAGGGAGATGCCATCGAATCGGTCGACGCGATCGATACGCGGACCAACGCGGTTCGACGTTTTGAGGGAGCTTTGTTTGCCGATTGCACAGGCCATGGAACTCTCGGCTATCTAGCGGAAGCCGATTGGAATATGACCCCTGGTGGCAGGATGGGAATGAGTAATATGTGGACTTGGGATGAAGTTGGTGCCGAAACCTCCTTTCCGGAGACCCCCTGGGCGTTGCCCTTGAACATGGCCGACTTTCCCTATCCACGCGATCACCATGGACAATGGTTCTGGGAAAGTGGTTTTGACCAAGATCCACTTGGTGATGCGGAGGGGATTCGCGACTGGAACTTGCGAGCTGTGTACGGTGCGTTCAATGCCATGAAGAACGGAGATGGAGCCGCCGAACATCGCGATGCTGTTCTAACCTGGATCGCCTACATTGGCGGGCCACGTGAAAGTCGACGATTGACGGGCGACGTCGTGCTCACCCAACAAGATATTGTCAACAAACGCGAGTTCCCAGATGGCTGCGTGCCCAGTACTTGGAGCATCGACTTGCATTACCCCAAGGAACAGTACGCTCAAAAGTTTCCTGACAATCCGTTCATTTCGATAGCCGAGCACGATCGGCGGATCGATCGCCAATACGGTTACCCGGTGCCCTACCGATGTTTCTATTCCAGGAGCATTCCCAATCTGTTCATGGCGGGTAGATGCATTAGTGTGACACACGAAGCACTGGGAACGACTCGGGTCATGAAGACTTGCGGCATGATGGGAGAGGTTGTGGGGAAGGCAGCCAGCCTATGCACACAACACGAATGCCAGCCGCGCGATGTTTATCAAGACCATTTGTCAGAGTTAATTCAACTGCTGGAATTGCCTGGTAAGGCATTTCGAGAAACGGTTACCAGCCCGATTACCGTGCCCGATGATGCCTTGCCCAAAGCCGGTCCCTACGGTCCCGAAACGCTTGGCACCGCTTCACTGCCTGGCGTGGTAGTGGATGACAGGCAGGCGGATCTGAAAGGGAAGTGGACGGAAGGGGATGGACTCAAGGGATTTGTGGGATCTGGCTACCGCTACGCTTCGGCCAATAGTGGGGCGCAAGCCGTGTTCACCCTCAAGGCAACTGAGGCGGGGCAGTTCCAAGTTCGTATCTCGTGGTTGCCCCACGAAAATCGTGGCGATCATGTATCCGTATCGGTGTTGCAAGCGACGCAAGCACCCCTTGCGACGACGGTTAACATGCGGAAGCCGGCTGCAGAGGATGGATTTGCCAAGCTGACCACACTAGAGCTCAAGAAGGGGGACGTTGTCAAAGTGGTCATCGATTCGGCAGACGCTGGCGGAACGGTGCATATTGACGCAGCCCAGTTGTTACCCGTGAAAAAATAG
- a CDS encoding FMN-binding protein: MLPIINPNAPAPRTVLRSSVRRRGWGDAWLHTLRIALLCGLIGGLQQISTLRSQSETQGLGLSHVVGQFPSAREMGIASEDGLRNVRDASENSLGWVATTSPEADRIIGYSGPNNVLIAVDEKRRITGLELLSSGDTQEHADLVRRDEDFWQQFVGQAWEELAGLEMDGVSGATLTSLAIAEALALRTTGKRLSLRFPDPITLDDARLVCPKCTQLQRVERGSLQQWEMYDASQQLLGTLVRTGPLVDSVEGYQGPTELVMWLSSPDADGVPGNMLTANSLLEKVKIRSSYDNEPYVGYVRQEYGFWPLFAGRSLKSLGGIDLEAEKIEGVSGATMTSLAVAETIGLAATRIQNLVGPQKKALARGWNWSVTELATAVVAVLSLVWCRSHWRGRKWPRRLWQLGCFVILGIGTGNLLSIALFAGWTTAGVGPMLFAPGLAVLLAVALVSPVLLRQNVYCDHLCPHGALQQWARPLRVRIPHFCRPLPTLWGTSISRLAVRALKLSRGLVILAAIFWTVTETSIALTWLEPFDTYAWKVGVSASIVIWLLSLLLVLWRPMSYCQLACPTGHVLGMLKSARRTRHSLWIDVPLLAVTMVVWTYLISMR, from the coding sequence GTGTTACCGATCATCAATCCCAACGCTCCGGCCCCAAGAACGGTATTGCGTAGTTCCGTCCGGCGGCGTGGCTGGGGCGATGCGTGGCTGCATACCTTGCGCATCGCGTTGTTGTGCGGTTTGATTGGCGGTTTGCAGCAGATTTCCACACTACGAAGCCAATCTGAGACGCAAGGATTGGGATTGTCGCATGTTGTAGGCCAGTTCCCCAGTGCTCGGGAAATGGGAATTGCGTCAGAGGATGGTCTGCGTAACGTACGGGATGCGTCGGAAAACAGTCTCGGCTGGGTAGCCACGACGAGTCCAGAGGCAGATCGGATTATTGGCTATTCGGGCCCTAACAACGTCCTGATTGCCGTCGATGAGAAACGCCGAATCACCGGCTTAGAACTCTTGTCATCGGGTGATACCCAAGAGCACGCGGATCTCGTTCGTCGGGACGAAGATTTTTGGCAGCAGTTCGTGGGGCAGGCGTGGGAGGAGTTAGCCGGACTCGAGATGGACGGGGTGAGCGGGGCAACTCTGACAAGTTTGGCCATCGCTGAGGCTCTTGCGTTAAGGACAACGGGAAAGCGGCTCAGTTTGCGTTTTCCAGATCCAATTACGCTCGATGATGCACGGCTCGTTTGCCCCAAGTGCACGCAATTGCAACGGGTGGAGCGTGGGTCGCTGCAACAGTGGGAGATGTACGACGCCAGCCAGCAATTGTTGGGGACTCTTGTGCGAACGGGCCCCTTAGTCGATTCCGTTGAGGGATATCAGGGCCCGACTGAACTTGTCATGTGGCTGAGCTCCCCGGATGCCGATGGGGTTCCAGGGAACATGCTCACAGCGAATTCCCTTCTAGAAAAGGTGAAAATTCGGAGTTCGTACGACAACGAGCCGTATGTTGGATACGTGCGGCAAGAGTATGGATTTTGGCCACTTTTTGCGGGAAGATCGCTGAAGTCCCTGGGAGGGATCGACCTCGAGGCAGAGAAGATCGAAGGAGTCTCCGGGGCTACCATGACCTCCTTGGCGGTAGCCGAGACCATTGGGCTTGCAGCGACGCGCATTCAAAACTTGGTGGGGCCGCAGAAGAAGGCCTTAGCGAGAGGTTGGAATTGGTCGGTTACCGAGCTCGCGACCGCTGTGGTGGCGGTCTTGAGTCTGGTGTGGTGTCGCTCGCACTGGCGAGGTCGCAAGTGGCCGAGGCGATTGTGGCAGCTGGGGTGCTTTGTGATACTGGGGATTGGGACCGGGAATCTCCTGTCGATTGCGCTGTTTGCGGGGTGGACGACGGCGGGAGTTGGCCCCATGCTATTTGCGCCTGGGTTGGCGGTATTGCTAGCGGTGGCACTGGTCTCTCCTGTCTTGTTGCGACAGAATGTCTATTGCGACCATCTCTGTCCCCACGGTGCTCTGCAGCAATGGGCTAGGCCCCTACGAGTTCGCATACCGCATTTTTGCCGGCCACTTCCAACCCTCTGGGGAACGTCAATTTCGCGTCTTGCGGTTCGAGCTCTCAAGCTGAGTCGAGGGCTGGTGATCCTGGCAGCCATTTTCTGGACCGTCACTGAAACCTCGATTGCCCTGACTTGGCTGGAGCCCTTCGACACCTACGCATGGAAAGTGGGGGTGTCGGCGAGTATTGTGATCTGGCTGTTGAGTCTACTACTTGTACTTTGGCGCCCCATGTCGTACTGTCAGTTGGCATGTCCGACCGGCCATGTCTTGGGCATGTTGAAGAGTGCCAGACGCACCCGGCACAGTTTATGGATCGACGTTCCGCTATTAGCCGTAACCATGGTGGTTTGGACTTATTTAATCTCCATGCGATGA
- a CDS encoding FAD-dependent oxidoreductase, which yields MKRIIFLCLGVILTPTVRAEERSYDIVVYGGTSAAVTTAVQARKLGKTVAIVCPENHLGGLTSSGLGWTDSGKKEAIGGISRDFYHRVWKHYQKPQAWRWQPQAEFGNRNQGGPSARGDGRTMWVFEPHVAEAIFEELIAEHEIPVFRDQWLDRTPLENSAENSQRTVGVVMEGRRIKAIATVDGNTYVARAFVDATYEGDLLAAAGVSFHVGREANSVYDEQWNGIQVGTLHHKHWFNHPVDPYRVAGDPASGLLAGVSAEPPGVKGEGDHRVQAYCFRMCLSKSPENRVAFPKPDGYDADQYALLLRVFDYGWREAFEKFDMMPNYKTDTNNHGPFSTDFIGENYDYPEASYERRAEIVRAHEIYQKGMMYFLANDPRVPAEVQESMNEWGLPTDEFKDNGGWPHQIYVREARRMIGSYVMTEHDCLDSKVTPDSIGMGSYTLDSHNVQRYITPEGFVQNEGDIGVHTPRPYEIALGAILPKRDECENLVVPVCVSSSHIAFGSIRMEPVFMILGHSAATVLHLALERDQAVQEVEYASIRKQLLEDGQVLELEERGANRSRSLPGVVVDDRQAELLGNWQGSSTNPPFVDSGYHHNGKVADSQTRAVYRAELAPGRYEVRLSWSQNANRASNVPVLIQHKDQKTRVSINQKTKPGGDGLFHSLGKFDFGPSAVVEIGTQDTDGYVILDSVQFLPISE from the coding sequence ATGAAGCGAATAATCTTTCTTTGCCTAGGGGTGATTCTGACTCCCACGGTTCGCGCCGAAGAGCGGAGCTATGACATCGTCGTCTACGGCGGGACCAGTGCGGCCGTGACAACGGCGGTCCAAGCTCGGAAGCTGGGGAAGACGGTTGCCATTGTCTGTCCCGAGAATCATTTGGGTGGCCTGACGTCCAGCGGGCTGGGGTGGACCGATTCGGGAAAGAAGGAGGCGATTGGTGGGATTAGCCGCGACTTCTACCATCGCGTATGGAAGCACTACCAGAAGCCACAGGCGTGGCGTTGGCAACCACAGGCCGAGTTTGGCAATCGCAATCAAGGAGGGCCTTCCGCGCGCGGGGATGGTCGCACCATGTGGGTGTTTGAACCACACGTGGCGGAAGCAATCTTCGAAGAGTTGATCGCTGAACACGAGATTCCGGTATTCCGAGATCAGTGGTTGGATCGAACGCCTCTGGAGAACTCCGCCGAAAACTCGCAACGCACCGTCGGTGTGGTGATGGAAGGTCGTCGCATTAAGGCGATTGCGACCGTGGATGGAAATACCTACGTGGCGAGGGCCTTTGTCGATGCGACCTACGAAGGTGATCTCTTGGCTGCCGCCGGAGTCTCCTTCCATGTGGGGCGAGAGGCAAATTCCGTCTACGACGAACAATGGAATGGGATTCAGGTCGGCACGCTCCACCACAAGCACTGGTTTAATCACCCCGTGGATCCCTACCGTGTTGCAGGGGATCCGGCGAGTGGTTTACTGGCTGGAGTTAGCGCAGAACCGCCTGGAGTGAAAGGGGAGGGGGACCATCGTGTTCAAGCGTATTGTTTTCGCATGTGCCTTAGCAAATCGCCCGAAAATCGCGTTGCATTTCCAAAACCAGATGGCTACGACGCGGATCAGTATGCATTGCTCTTGAGGGTTTTCGACTATGGCTGGCGGGAAGCGTTTGAGAAATTCGACATGATGCCGAATTACAAAACGGATACCAACAACCATGGCCCCTTTAGCACTGACTTCATTGGGGAAAATTACGACTACCCCGAGGCAAGTTACGAGCGGCGGGCTGAGATTGTAAGAGCACATGAGATCTATCAGAAAGGGATGATGTACTTTCTAGCCAATGATCCTCGTGTACCGGCTGAAGTACAGGAGAGCATGAATGAATGGGGACTGCCAACGGACGAATTCAAAGACAATGGCGGCTGGCCCCATCAGATTTATGTGCGGGAAGCACGACGGATGATTGGTAGTTATGTGATGACGGAGCATGATTGTTTGGACAGTAAAGTGACACCAGATTCCATCGGTATGGGCTCGTATACGCTTGACTCCCACAATGTGCAGAGATACATCACTCCGGAAGGCTTTGTGCAGAACGAAGGGGATATTGGCGTCCACACACCACGCCCCTACGAAATCGCCCTAGGCGCCATTTTGCCTAAACGAGATGAGTGCGAGAATTTGGTCGTGCCGGTGTGCGTGTCCTCCAGCCACATCGCGTTCGGTTCCATTCGCATGGAACCGGTGTTCATGATCTTAGGACATTCGGCTGCAACGGTACTGCATCTAGCTTTGGAACGAGACCAAGCCGTACAAGAGGTTGAATACGCCAGCATACGCAAACAGCTGCTTGAGGATGGGCAAGTGTTGGAGCTGGAAGAACGCGGTGCGAACCGCTCACGAAGTTTGCCCGGAGTCGTCGTGGATGACCGGCAAGCGGAGTTGCTTGGCAATTGGCAAGGTTCCTCCACCAATCCGCCTTTTGTCGATTCAGGATACCATCACAATGGCAAAGTCGCCGACTCCCAGACGCGTGCCGTCTATCGAGCGGAGCTTGCCCCCGGCCGTTATGAGGTGCGATTATCGTGGTCTCAGAACGCCAACCGTGCCAGCAACGTTCCGGTCTTGATCCAACACAAGGATCAGAAGACGCGTGTCAGCATTAATCAGAAGACCAAACCGGGAGGCGACGGGCTTTTTCATTCGCTGGGGAAATTCGATTTCGGACCTTCGGCAGTGGTTGAGATCGGCACGCAAGATACCGACGGGTACGTGATTCTGGACTCGGTCCAGTTCCTCCCGATCTCCGAATAG
- a CDS encoding P-II family nitrogen regulator, which translates to MKLLLAIIQPTKLQTVREALDRIGVERMTVCDALGFGRQRGQTESYRGMEYQVQMLRKVSLEIWVNDDFVERTIETIQRASRTGTNGHIGDGKIFLLPTEQAFSVADGTVGPGAV; encoded by the coding sequence ATGAAGCTGCTGCTGGCCATTATTCAGCCAACGAAATTGCAAACCGTTCGTGAAGCTCTGGATCGCATTGGAGTGGAGCGGATGACGGTCTGCGACGCACTTGGATTCGGGCGGCAGCGCGGTCAAACGGAGAGTTATCGGGGAATGGAGTATCAAGTGCAGATGTTGCGCAAGGTCTCGCTCGAAATTTGGGTCAACGACGATTTTGTGGAGCGGACGATTGAGACGATTCAGCGGGCTTCGCGAACTGGCACCAATGGACATATCGGTGATGGGAAAATCTTCCTTCTTCCGACCGAACAAGCGTTTTCGGTAGCGGATGGTACGGTCGGACCAGGGGCGGTTTAG
- a CDS encoding MFS transporter: MIFRFCLYGFLKNQRYFEPFFMLALLAQNLDFLTIGILYAVRSLTINLLEIPSGALADGFGRRNTMIGSLVAYIVSFLTFAWAPHPSYLFAAMVLYGIGDSFRTGTHKAMIFEWLRLQGRADERTKIYGITRSWSKFGSALSAILAAVCLLLGGDFRSVFLLATLPYIANVINLIGYPAELDGMVYRESFRSTLREVARNLRKTLSDAWKTASLRRLMAESMAWEGVFGAIKDYLQPVLVAVMVARFLPRSTDGSATVSLEASMTNPSVVALIAGVYTVLFFASGWASRLSHRIVSWCGSQDAAAHWLWKFNLSLFVALLVADLVGGVIVVALCFVLLSVLQNAWRPILISRFDDHGAASQGATVLSIESQAQRLATFAIAPLAGWSVDVVAHRHWPGEFWPLALVGGLAAAFALRLR, translated from the coding sequence ATGATTTTCCGGTTTTGTCTGTATGGATTTCTAAAAAACCAACGTTATTTTGAGCCCTTCTTTATGCTGGCGTTGCTGGCACAGAATTTGGACTTCTTAACGATTGGAATCTTGTATGCGGTGCGATCGTTGACGATCAACCTGTTGGAGATTCCCTCGGGCGCGCTTGCAGATGGATTTGGGCGACGCAACACGATGATCGGTTCGCTGGTCGCCTACATCGTCAGCTTCCTAACGTTTGCTTGGGCACCTCATCCCAGCTATCTGTTCGCAGCGATGGTGTTGTATGGGATTGGTGATTCCTTTCGGACTGGCACCCATAAGGCGATGATTTTTGAATGGCTGCGGTTGCAGGGCAGGGCGGATGAACGCACCAAGATTTATGGAATCACTCGCAGTTGGAGTAAATTTGGCTCTGCATTGAGCGCGATTTTGGCTGCCGTCTGCCTATTGCTCGGCGGTGACTTTCGCAGCGTCTTTCTGCTGGCGACGCTTCCCTATATCGCCAACGTCATCAATTTGATCGGGTATCCGGCAGAGCTCGACGGGATGGTCTACCGCGAGAGTTTTCGCAGTACGCTCCGCGAAGTTGCGCGGAACCTCCGTAAGACATTATCGGATGCATGGAAGACCGCTAGCCTACGTCGCCTGATGGCCGAGTCGATGGCTTGGGAGGGAGTCTTTGGTGCGATTAAGGATTACCTCCAACCCGTTCTGGTCGCTGTGATGGTTGCCCGCTTTCTTCCCCGCTCCACCGATGGCTCTGCGACTGTGTCGCTGGAGGCATCGATGACCAATCCCTCTGTGGTGGCGTTGATCGCTGGTGTTTACACCGTGTTGTTCTTTGCCAGTGGTTGGGCAAGTCGGCTGTCCCATCGCATCGTTTCCTGGTGTGGTTCCCAGGATGCTGCAGCACATTGGTTGTGGAAATTCAACCTCAGTTTGTTTGTGGCGCTGTTGGTGGCTGACCTTGTGGGGGGCGTCATCGTGGTGGCTCTCTGTTTTGTCCTGCTGAGCGTTCTGCAGAATGCTTGGCGTCCCATCCTGATCAGCCGATTCGATGATCATGGGGCAGCCAGCCAAGGGGCCACTGTGCTTTCCATCGAAAGCCAAGCCCAACGGCTAGCGACGTTTGCCATCGCTCCATTGGCGGGTTGGAGTGTGGATGTCGTAGCGCACCGTCACTGGCCCGGAGAGTTTTGGCCACTGGCGTTGGTCGGCGGACTGGCGGCAGCGTTTGCATTGCGTTTGCGGTGA